The Pseudochaenichthys georgianus chromosome 23, fPseGeo1.2, whole genome shotgun sequence sequence CCAAACATCAAAAATATGTTGTTGTTTAAGATAATAAATGGAAACTAAGAGAAAATGTAGTTGAGAGTACACTATGCTGAGTTTACAGCAGTAATAGTATGGCCTGAATAGCTGCAGAATTAATGTTTCTGTGGCGCTTAAATATAACTTATTGCCTTATTGCTCTCAAAAAGAAAAGCAATAGATTAACATTAGGCCATACCTGAGTCGAATAGATTGTACCACCATAAGTAAACATAATGAACCTGGAAAACTAAATAATGGATTGTGCGAGGAGCAATAATGAGCGAGTTATTGCTGAGAAGCAGCCCTTCATCAGGTCAGCTTGTCATTTGTTCTGAGACAATATTACATACAAAGCCACACATTCTCTATTCAACCAAGTGATAAATTagcattcaatttcaaaaccacAAAGAGAGGCTGTCCTCTGCCGGGGTGGTGGTCTCAGGAGCAGTCGGTGAAGGTGGTCACCATGTTGCCCCGGCGCTGAGTCACTGTCCTGCAGTGCTGCTTCCCCTGGAACCTGCTGTCAGTCCTGGAAGTGTGCGTGTTAAAGGAGAACATCTTCTCCAAGTCCTCAAACATGTCATCAAAGAGTCCCCCCCCGATGCCCCCCTGTCTCTTCTGTCTGCTGGCAGCCTCCCGGTGGGCCTGGAAGTGGCTGTCAAAGTGTCTCTTTTGGTGGGCTTGGTTTTGGGAGTGGAAGTGGTGTTGGTGTCGCTGACCAAAAGTGTCAAAGTCTTTGAAAATGTCGTCAAAGTTGAAGGATTGGTAGTGCTGGTTGAAGTTGTAGGCGCCTCCTCCTCCTTGATGCCCCCCCCCTGTTGACGGGCCGTGGCCAAACTGGTCgtactctctcctcctcttgtcGTCGGATAGCGTCTCGTATGCTGCGAGAGACAAACACGCATTACTTCACGCATTAAATTAGGTTTCAGACCGTTTTAACCCTTTAAGTTCAATTTTGATCAATGTAGAGGTACATTTATTATCTATTTATTAAAAACAAGtaagttgatcaacagaaagAAGAAATGACAACTAttttaattaatcaattgtttTTCATGCATAATAAGCAACATTTTGAGCCTCTACATTTACCTTTTTTCATCGGTTTATATATTtagtttgtattatatttatgttAAACTGAATACTTGTTGGTTTTGGACttacaaaacaagacatttaaaaGCATGACCTTGAATTCAGGAAACCCGGATGGCCATTTTTTCTGAGACTATACTATGCCGTTTCTTGCACATTTTCGACATTCTTTTTTTCTGATATTTTAGACATACTAAACGTAATAATGTTATCATAGTTATTTTATTGAGTTGTTGGTACATTTTTAATTAGGTATATTAATTAGGCTGaactaataatttgttttggttCAACTCAATAAAATTGCTGATGTGACATTAATTAACaaattctttctttctttctttttctctatATAATGTACCATGTcgtttttttgcatattttcgacATGATTTTTTTCCAATGttgttcttttttaaatgtacagaCTGTTCTTAAgtcattctttttttttaatatttgacATACTTTTGCACATTCTCCTATTCTGACATTTGATCGAAAAAATAATCAGGAGATAAATTCATTATGGAAATAATGAGAGCAATGTTTTCCTTTTGAGGCCACCTAAATAGAATTACTATAGTTAGccgttagttagttagttaattagtttattttctttaataagGCCCATTAAAGAAGAGAGGGTGTGTCATCATGATAGCATATGTCAAGTCATGATAATAACAGTAACAGGCTATTATCACTTTTCAGAGTGACTCATGGATTTCAGAGAAGGTATTCTTTTAGAAGAACCCTTGAAATATGAAAAACGTTGATGACATTCCTATAATTCTCTCAAAGTTGACATTGAATTTGACTGATTTGTAGTTTCCTATAGTCCTGCAAGGGCACAGAGGCTTACCCTCTGCTATCTCCCTGAACTTGGCCTCTGCGTTGGGGCCCCTGTTTCTGTCCGGATGGTACTTCAGGGCCAGCTTGTGGAAGGCCTTCTTGATCTGGCGTTCCGTGGCTTCTTTCGGCACCCCCAGTATCTCGTAGTAGTCCCCATTGGCCAGGATGAACTCTGAGATGAGCAGGATGTGCAccgctagcagcaacacacactgcGCGGTGGCCATACTGCTGCTTCTGGCACCTTTCTGTGAAGAGAGCAGTTTGACAGCTCGGTTAACCACATTTCACACACTGGAAAgactttcagaaacactttaaaACGCTAATGTTCGCATACTTGCTTCATATACCAACCTGGATATAGGTTTGAATAATAAGCTTTATTTCTATAGCATTGTTCATACACCAGGtacagctcaaagtgctttaacaAGGCACACGTCACAATTTAAAACTTACATTTTACATCAGGCCAGACGTTAAAACCTTTTAGCACACATGCAGCATAACCTACAAAACCTATAACCTTTTATGACATAATAACATAACATTACTTTGCTAGCTAGTTTCAACAGAAAGGCTAGGGTTCCCACGAATATGAAACTGTTTTTGTAAAACAACACAGTAatgtcacccagttttcacaaacttttaaactctAATGTTCAGATACCAGCTTCAAATAACAACCTGAATACATGTTTTATGACGTAAAAACATAGCTAGTTTCGACAGAAAGGCGTTGGTTCCCAAGAACATGAAACTGTTTTTGTGGAATAACACAGGAATGTAAACCAGTTTTGACATACAACCGCTTGTTAATGATACTCCACTGTTATGCTCAGTTGCAGGTAAACTACCCAGGACTAGTAATAGGTCATGTTTACTTGAAAAATAAGGATTACCTGGAGAAGAGGTGACAAACAGCCTGAGGGTACTTCTATCAGCCGCGGACAGCTCCAGCTGATGCGCAACAAAAGCTAGCGGTTGTTGAGGAGCCGCATTCCAAAGCCGGAACACCACGACTCGCAACGCCATTGGTCCATTTCTCAACAAAGTGACTCGGTGCACTGTGATTGGTGGACACAGTGCGCACGTGGAGCATGGGGAAAGTCAGAAAAGAAAACAAGTGAGGGTAATCTGCTCGTACTTCCTGCTTTGCTTTGTGGTGATATTCTGTCATTTGTAATCAAGTAATGACACCCAAACATGTTTTCAGCCCTGGAAATATGTTATTTTGTTAATATGTTTACtttctaaatgtttttttgCATGAAATATGTAATGAATGTACCTACACATTCTTGTAATATTTTTccacattttgtacaataaaccTGCGATGTGCAATACAAACACTATCTGCATTTGTACGGCGTAATTATACATGTCCCAACCAGTCTATGGTCCCAacacttgtttttttaaactcacaatCATTTAGTATGCTATTTATGTCACTACGTTTACTCAAACTGCTGTTACTCGTGTTTTGTGCCATGCTTGtgtacttttattttttattttattactaATGTGTGCTTTgcttttttattatttcatgACTTTTTGTTTTACTTATTCAACTTTTGCtgtaaaactgtattttccCCGCTGTGGGAGTAATAACGGGTTTCTGATTCAGTTATGCAACCTTGTAATCATAGATGGTAACTATCTTGATGACAGAACGGAATAAACGTCATATCCGCTGAGTGCTATAACCCGGAAGTGGCTGTTCACGGGCTGGTTTACATCCATGGCTGGTTTGTGTTTTGAAAAATGTTAGCAACAAACGTGTTTATGTGAAGCGTTTTCATGCAGTTTCTCAGCAGATATGCCCCGTTACTGCGCCGTGAAGGTGTGCAGAAACCGCGGGGGAACTACACCCAGACCACACAACAAGAGAATCAGCTTCTACCCGTATGTTGGTTGTTTTCTTTCTATTGTTTCTCTtagtttaaatgtttgtttggtTCAGCTGCAAGTGCTTCTATTCTGCTATCCTTAGCATCTTTGGTAATAATATGAGTTATTGTCGCAGTGATAAATTACCATGTAATGTCATGTCAATAATATATAATTTGTTTATAACTACCTAGTTCAAAGGTATAAGGGGAGACTGTTGTAGTGAATGTGGAGTAATGGTTAAATTGATAGATGCTTAATCTATCCCATATTGGGAAATGATGTTGTCACAGCAGCAGTGTTTAGCATTACACGagttaaacatatttaaaatacaaatacaaattaacaTTAGCAGCAAATATAAATTCACAATAGAAAGGATACATCACTAGAATATCCCAATAATACAgaatgtgggggaaacttctgaagcaactgGAAACAGGAcccagagagacacgaggagagctggagctttgatggcaaacactgatggtttatttggagttaccgCCGGAGAACTCACAAGACAGGTGGTGTGTCACGACACGAGTtgaattctgaagaactcttgtGCAGCTCGATgttttaactagttcggagtgtaataatcaatatTCTTTATCAGTGAGACTAAACAATTATG is a genomic window containing:
- the LOC117439158 gene encoding dnaJ homolog subfamily B member 9-like: MATAQCVLLLAVHILLISEFILANGDYYEILGVPKEATERQIKKAFHKLALKYHPDRNRGPNAEAKFREIAEAYETLSDDKRRREYDQFGHGPSTGGGHQGGGGAYNFNQHYQSFNFDDIFKDFDTFGQRHQHHFHSQNQAHQKRHFDSHFQAHREAASRQKRQGGIGGGLFDDMFEDLEKMFSFNTHTSRTDSRFQGKQHCRTVTQRRGNMVTTFTDCS